A section of the Arcobacter roscoffensis genome encodes:
- a CDS encoding P-II family nitrogen regulator → MKKIEAVIKPFKLEDVKDALTEAGITGMTVSDVKGYGRQQGHSELYRGAEYVVDFLPKIKLELIVSEEDVDSTISVITEAAKTGKIGDGKIFVSPIEKIVRIRTGEEDEEAI, encoded by the coding sequence GTGAAAAAAATTGAAGCTGTAATTAAACCGTTTAAATTAGAAGATGTAAAAGATGCATTAACAGAAGCAGGTATTACTGGTATGACTGTTTCAGATGTAAAAGGTTATGGTAGACAACAAGGTCACTCTGAACTTTACAGAGGTGCTGAATATGTTGTTGACTTTTTACCAAAAATTAAATTAGAACTGATTGTTTCAGAAGAAGATGTTGACTCTACAATTTCTGTTATCACAGAAGCTGCAAAAACTGGGAAAATTGGTGATGGTAAGATCTTTGTTTCTCCAATTGAAAAGATTGTAAGAATCAGAACTGGTGAAGAAGATGAGGAAGCGATTTAA
- a CDS encoding sensor domain-containing phosphodiesterase, with protein sequence MIDNIVANNLINIHFQPIISVRTKTIFAFEALCRCTYNEQNIPPDLLFKLAKQNNLLLELDILARRNAIKKFSSYYEKNNDLILFLNFESSLLNDLESFEKINSFLEDIIDLKIPFKNFVLEIKEDEITNIEVLNKFCKRYKELGFLIALDDFGTGSSTFHRINIIEPDIIKIDKSLFCDHENQINKEIVKAISKMSHNLGIRVLAEGVEKEESICNALRSSINLYQGYFFSKPKNEIKEDDINNIINKIGYIANIFKEKNIKTINNKREAIILYSKMVENIISNLDSLEKIYNNLHKAVTKYENIEAVYLIDAKNSKQIYDTVLVKNINDRFRPTKDGFEHYLKEYYYITLESKKGIFLSQKYISYATGSLCKTFAKKFTLNNNTYILCMDIMIKRKENENNI encoded by the coding sequence ATGATAGATAATATAGTGGCGAATAATTTAATCAATATTCATTTTCAACCAATAATATCAGTTAGAACGAAAACTATTTTTGCATTTGAAGCATTATGTAGATGTACTTATAATGAACAAAACATACCACCAGACTTACTATTTAAATTAGCTAAACAGAACAATTTATTGTTAGAGCTTGATATATTAGCTAGAAGAAATGCAATTAAAAAATTTTCAAGTTATTATGAAAAAAACAATGATTTAATTCTATTTTTAAATTTTGAGTCATCATTACTTAATGATTTGGAGTCTTTTGAAAAAATAAACAGTTTTCTAGAAGACATTATAGATTTAAAAATACCATTTAAAAACTTTGTTTTAGAGATAAAAGAGGATGAAATTACAAATATTGAAGTTTTAAATAAGTTTTGTAAAAGATATAAGGAGTTAGGTTTTCTAATTGCTTTAGATGATTTTGGAACAGGAAGTTCTACTTTTCACAGAATTAATATAATTGAACCTGACATTATTAAGATTGATAAATCATTATTTTGTGATCATGAAAATCAGATTAATAAAGAAATAGTAAAAGCCATTTCTAAAATGAGTCATAATTTAGGTATTCGAGTTTTAGCAGAGGGTGTTGAAAAAGAAGAGTCAATATGTAATGCATTAAGAAGTTCAATAAACTTGTATCAAGGATATTTCTTTTCTAAACCCAAAAATGAAATAAAAGAAGATGATATAAATAATATTATTAATAAAATTGGATATATCGCAAATATTTTTAAAGAAAAGAATATAAAGACAATAAATAATAAAAGAGAAGCAATTATTCTCTATAGTAAAATGGTAGAAAATATAATCTCAAATCTCGACTCTTTAGAAAAAATATATAATAATTTACACAAAGCTGTAACAAAATATGAAAATATAGAAGCAGTTTATTTAATAGATGCAAAAAACTCAAAACAGATATATGATACTGTCTTAGTTAAAAATATAAATGATAGATTTAGACCTACAAAAGATGGTTTTGAACACTATTTAAAAGAGTATTACTATATTACTTTAGAATCAAAAAAAGGTATATTTTTAAGTCAAAAATACATTTCATATGCTACTGGAAGTTTATGTAAAACTTTTGCAAAAAAGTTTACATTGAATAATAACACTTACATATTATGTATGGACATTATGATAAAAAGGAAAGAAAATGAAAACAATATTTAA
- a CDS encoding ATP-binding protein, with amino-acid sequence MKKSSYKIFTIIIYFIVSVLAFSITTNYILEKENKLLHKKYNAISSNLNDKINSLIQKKKNATLAFTITLANNAEVSEVLNSKEYSKDSLNKLSLLLRKETDFKNVWFQVINKNGISLYRSWSKKKGDDLSKVRSDLKNMIKTPKIKSTISVGKYDMTFKAMVPIYKDGKFEGVIESITHFNSISRSLRKSDLFEPIIVVDKKYTKQLEKNAFTKIFVDDYYIANLSANKKVLEYLDTNNIENFLKIKDYKVKDEYLIVNTPIFYDDNKLGNFLSFKKLNQIDIQYIEEYKHNAFLYLIFFILLLGLVLYSASHYLYSKELKKLYIRLNENQDKLHNLNSSLQKTVEEEVTKNYEKNKILFQQSKMAAMGEMIGNIAHQWRQPLSVITTAATGIKMKKEIGILSDNEYNDSLNMIVKSANYLSNTIDDFRNFFSPTKDKNTVNAKEFIDKVFSLVKSNYQNKDIEVITQIEDFEIHIFENELLQVMINLLNNSRDELIRKKSNTQRFIFLDLYAKNESLIISIKDSADGVDESIIDRIFEPYFTTKHQSQGTGIGLFMCEEIICKHMHGKIEVFNDEFMYKNQEYKGARFKVSIPLK; translated from the coding sequence AATCTATTTTATAGTCTCTGTGCTTGCTTTTAGTATTACAACAAACTATATCTTAGAAAAAGAAAATAAACTTTTACACAAAAAATATAATGCTATTAGTAGTAACCTTAACGATAAAATAAATTCATTAATCCAAAAAAAGAAAAACGCAACCTTAGCTTTTACAATAACTTTAGCAAATAATGCAGAAGTATCTGAGGTCTTAAATAGTAAAGAGTATAGTAAAGATAGTTTAAATAAGTTATCTTTACTTCTTCGGAAAGAAACAGATTTTAAAAATGTTTGGTTCCAAGTAATCAATAAAAATGGAATATCTTTATATCGTTCATGGTCCAAGAAAAAAGGAGATGATCTTTCAAAAGTAAGAAGTGATTTAAAAAATATGATCAAAACACCTAAGATTAAAAGTACAATAAGTGTTGGTAAATACGATATGACTTTTAAGGCAATGGTACCTATTTATAAAGATGGAAAATTTGAAGGTGTTATTGAGTCAATAACACACTTTAACTCAATTTCAAGAAGTCTTAGAAAAAGTGATTTATTCGAGCCTATAATAGTAGTTGATAAAAAATATACGAAGCAGTTAGAAAAAAATGCTTTTACAAAAATATTTGTTGATGATTACTACATAGCTAATTTGTCTGCAAATAAAAAAGTTTTAGAGTATTTAGATACAAATAATATTGAAAATTTCTTAAAAATAAAAGATTATAAAGTTAAAGATGAATATCTGATAGTTAACACACCTATTTTTTATGATGATAATAAGTTAGGAAATTTTTTAAGCTTTAAAAAATTAAATCAGATTGATATACAATATATAGAAGAGTATAAGCATAATGCCTTTTTATATTTGATTTTCTTTATACTTTTACTTGGTTTAGTTTTATATAGCGCAAGTCACTATTTATATTCAAAAGAACTTAAAAAACTATATATCCGATTGAATGAAAACCAAGACAAACTTCATAACTTAAATAGTTCTTTGCAAAAAACAGTTGAAGAAGAAGTTACAAAAAACTATGAAAAAAATAAAATTCTTTTTCAACAAAGTAAAATGGCAGCAATGGGTGAAATGATAGGAAATATTGCTCATCAATGGAGACAGCCTTTATCTGTTATAACTACAGCAGCAACTGGTATCAAAATGAAAAAAGAAATAGGGATTTTAAGTGATAATGAGTATAACGATTCCTTAAATATGATAGTGAAATCAGCAAATTATTTATCTAATACAATAGATGATTTTAGAAACTTTTTCTCACCTACAAAAGATAAAAATACAGTAAACGCAAAAGAGTTTATAGATAAAGTATTTAGCTTAGTTAAAAGTAATTATCAAAATAAAGATATAGAAGTTATTACTCAAATTGAAGATTTTGAAATACACATTTTTGAAAATGAACTTTTACAAGTTATGATAAATTTATTAAATAACTCAAGGGATGAACTTATAAGAAAAAAAAGTAATACTCAAAGATTTATCTTTTTAGATTTATATGCAAAAAATGAAAGTTTAATAATAAGTATTAAAGACAGTGCTGATGGAGTTGATGAAAGTATTATAGATAGAATTTTTGAACCATACTTTACTACTAAACATCAATCACAAGGTACAGGAATAGGGCTTTTTATGTGTGAAGAAATAATCTGTAAACATATGCATGGAAAAATTGAAGTATTTAATGATGAGTTTATGTATAAAAATCAAGAGTATAAAGGTGCTAGATTTAAAGTAAGTATACCCTTAAAATAG
- a CDS encoding ammonium transporter, with the protein MGVEVSYVIDTLYAIFAMTLIIFMVPGFAMLEAGIVRTKNVTAVLTINTLIYAIASLAFLLVGYSIAFGDFGADGMSKWAAFLFQMAFVGKVVNIMSGGVSERAKVIPLALFTIIMAAVVYPLVVNVTWGANLLEGTALALSMYDLAGSTVIHSTGGWALLAAILIIGSRKGRYTPTGGIRVIPASNIPLVTLGAFLLWIGWFGFNGGSVGSIASKEGADAVALTIMNTNTAGLAGAIMVAIVMQIRYGKLDLTMILNGALGGLVAITAGPDLYDIYTPILIGAIGGALVVFGVSFFDKLRIDDPVGALSVHLVNGIWGTLAVGIFASNGEDITFMGQLKGVIVVAIFAFVVSYILLYIINKVLPLRAHKDEEVQGLDVEECGVEAYPEFKRAF; encoded by the coding sequence ATGGGTGTAGAAGTATCTTACGTGATTGACACGCTATATGCAATCTTTGCAATGACTCTTATTATTTTCATGGTACCAGGCTTTGCGATGCTTGAAGCAGGTATTGTTAGAACAAAAAACGTTACAGCAGTATTAACTATTAATACTTTAATTTATGCTATTGCTTCATTAGCATTTTTACTTGTTGGTTACTCAATAGCTTTTGGTGATTTTGGAGCTGATGGTATGAGTAAATGGGCAGCATTTTTATTCCAAATGGCATTTGTAGGAAAAGTAGTAAATATTATGAGTGGTGGGGTTAGTGAAAGAGCTAAAGTTATTCCCTTAGCATTATTTACTATTATCATGGCAGCAGTTGTTTATCCTTTAGTTGTAAATGTTACTTGGGGAGCAAACTTACTTGAAGGTACAGCTTTAGCTTTATCTATGTATGACTTAGCTGGTTCAACTGTTATTCACTCAACTGGTGGATGGGCTTTATTAGCAGCAATTTTAATCATAGGATCAAGAAAAGGAAGATACACACCAACTGGTGGAATTAGAGTTATTCCTGCATCAAATATTCCTTTAGTAACATTAGGTGCATTTCTTTTATGGATAGGTTGGTTTGGATTTAATGGTGGTTCTGTTGGTTCAATTGCTTCAAAAGAAGGTGCAGATGCAGTAGCTTTAACTATAATGAATACAAATACAGCAGGTCTTGCAGGTGCTATTATGGTAGCGATCGTTATGCAAATCAGATATGGTAAACTTGACTTAACAATGATCTTAAATGGTGCTTTAGGTGGATTGGTAGCAATTACAGCAGGTCCAGATTTATATGATATTTATACTCCAATCTTAATTGGTGCAATTGGTGGAGCATTAGTTGTATTTGGTGTATCTTTCTTTGATAAATTAAGAATTGATGATCCAGTAGGTGCTTTATCTGTTCACTTAGTAAATGGTATTTGGGGTACATTAGCTGTAGGTATCTTTGCTTCAAATGGTGAAGATATTACATTTATGGGACAATTAAAAGGTGTAATTGTTGTAGCAATCTTTGCCTTTGTAGTTTCATATATACTTCTATACATTATCAATAAAGTATTACCTCTAAGAGCTCACAAAGATGAAGAGGTTCAAGGGCTTGATGTTGAAGAGTGTGGGGTAGAGGCGTATCCAGAATTCAAAAGAGCCTTCTAA
- a CDS encoding ammonium transporter, translated as MENFTDVKYILDGFLFVFSGVLVMWMAAGFAMLEAGLTRTKNNVTVLTKNIGLFSISCIMFYFVGYNAMYGDGNAFIGSISMFSGENAPDAAYPAFADFFFQVMFVATAASVISGTVAERMKLWPFLIFVVVLSSLIYPIQGHWTWGGTELGGLIAGFSDFAGSTIVHSVGGWAALAGVLILGARKGKYGKNGQVRPIPGSNLTLATLGTFILWMGWFGFNGGSQLALGSKVDIDGIAMVVADTNMAAAAGAIAAALLTQLIYKKVDLTMVLNGALAGLVSCTAGPDLGMLVAFVEGIVGGALVVFAVPFFDKLRIDDPVGALSVHLVAGIWGTIAVGIFNPDVTILAQIKGIVVIGAFVFIASFIVWKILDITIGLRVDEETEINGLDIHETGLEAYPEFKRA; from the coding sequence ATGGAAAATTTTACTGATGTAAAGTATATATTAGATGGTTTCCTGTTTGTATTTTCAGGAGTACTAGTAATGTGGATGGCAGCAGGTTTTGCCATGTTAGAAGCTGGTTTAACAAGAACAAAAAATAACGTTACTGTTTTAACTAAAAATATTGGTTTATTCTCAATATCTTGTATTATGTTCTACTTCGTAGGTTATAATGCAATGTATGGTGATGGAAATGCCTTCATTGGTTCTATCTCAATGTTTAGTGGTGAAAATGCACCAGATGCAGCATATCCTGCATTTGCAGACTTTTTCTTCCAAGTAATGTTCGTTGCAACTGCTGCATCGGTAATCTCAGGAACAGTAGCTGAAAGAATGAAATTATGGCCATTCTTAATCTTTGTTGTTGTGTTATCTTCTTTAATTTACCCTATTCAAGGTCATTGGACATGGGGAGGAACTGAATTAGGTGGTTTAATTGCTGGTTTCTCTGACTTCGCTGGTTCAACTATTGTTCACTCTGTTGGTGGATGGGCTGCATTAGCTGGTGTACTAATTCTTGGTGCTAGAAAAGGTAAATATGGTAAAAATGGACAAGTAAGACCAATTCCTGGTTCAAACTTAACATTAGCTACATTAGGTACATTCATTTTATGGATGGGATGGTTTGGATTTAATGGTGGTTCTCAATTAGCATTAGGTTCTAAAGTTGATATTGATGGAATTGCTATGGTTGTAGCTGATACAAATATGGCTGCTGCTGCTGGTGCTATTGCTGCTGCACTTTTAACTCAACTTATTTACAAAAAAGTTGATTTAACTATGGTTTTAAATGGTGCTTTAGCTGGTCTTGTATCTTGTACTGCTGGACCTGATTTAGGTATGTTAGTTGCATTTGTTGAAGGTATTGTTGGTGGTGCTTTAGTTGTATTTGCTGTTCCGTTCTTTGACAAGTTAAGAATTGATGATCCTGTTGGTGCTTTATCTGTTCACTTAGTAGCAGGTATCTGGGGAACAATAGCTGTTGGTATCTTTAATCCTGATGTGACTATTTTAGCACAAATCAAAGGTATTGTTGTAATTGGTGCATTCGTATTCATCGCTTCATTCATTGTATGGAAAATATTAGATATTACAATTGGACTTAGAGTTGATGAAGAAACTGAGATTAATGGTCTTGACATTCATGAAACAGGACTTGAAGCTTATCCAGAGTTCAAAAGAGCCTAA
- a CDS encoding P-II family nitrogen regulator: MKKIDVIIKPFKLEDVKDALVEAGITGMTVSDVKGYGRQQGHSELYRGAEYVVDFLPKIKIEMVVSEEMVDAAISAITESAKTGKIGDGKIFVSSLDDVVRIRTEERGSEAI; the protein is encoded by the coding sequence ATGAAAAAGATTGATGTAATTATAAAACCGTTTAAATTAGAAGATGTAAAAGATGCTTTAGTTGAAGCAGGAATTACAGGTATGACCGTAAGTGATGTAAAAGGTTACGGTAGACAACAAGGTCACTCTGAACTTTACAGAGGGGCTGAGTATGTAGTAGATTTTTTACCAAAGATTAAAATAGAGATGGTTGTATCAGAAGAAATGGTTGATGCAGCTATTAGTGCAATTACTGAATCTGCTAAAACTGGAAAAATTGGTGATGGTAAGATTTTTGTTTCTTCTTTAGATGATGTAGTTAGAATTAGAACTGAAGAAAGAGGTTCTGAAGCTATCTAA